A portion of the Punica granatum isolate Tunisia-2019 chromosome 7, ASM765513v2, whole genome shotgun sequence genome contains these proteins:
- the LOC116213534 gene encoding protein FAR1-RELATED SEQUENCE 12-like: MSGENHLADFNFRRFESNPAAVRKSLREDESETSTLMEVDGELMEAPAKEQKVEPDEETALEPYVGMEFDSEDAAREFYLEYAKRTGFVVRVMQRRRSGLDGRTLARRFGCNKQGFSLNQRGANGSEKKPRPSAREGCNATILVKMERSGKWVVTRFVKDHNHPLAAATNGFGMTGDKDKRIEELRSEIEHQDRLCEGYREQLLSFLNNVEQQNEELSLKVLVVVENIRKLESEMLMHSRHR; encoded by the exons ATGAGCGGCGAAAATCATTTGGCCGATTTCAATTTCCGGCGCTTCGAATCCAATCCCGCTGCTGTGAGGAAATCGCTTCGGGAGGATGAATCGGAGACTTCGACTCTGA TGGAGGTGGATGGGGAGCTGATGGAAGCCCCTGCTAAAGAGCAGAAAGTCGAACCAGATGAAGAAACAGCTTTGGAACCTTACGTTGGAATGGAATTTGATTCAGAAGATGCTGCCCGAGAGTTCTACCTAGAGTATGCGAAGCGCACAGGATTCGTTGTCCGTGTCATGCAACGCCGCCGATCTGGCCTCGACGGTAGAACTCTAGCCCGTCGGTTTGGATGCAACAAGCAAGGTTTCTCGCTGAATCAAAGGGGAGCTAATGGATCCGAGAAGAAGCCTCGGCCCAGCGCACGGGAAGGCTGTAATGCTACGATTCTGGTGAAGATGGAGAGGTCTGGGAAGTGGGTCGTCACAAGATTCGTCAAAGATCATAACCATCCTTTGGCTGCCGCAACAAATGGATTCGGCATGACG GGGGACAAGGATAAGAGAATCGAAGAGCTAAGATCAGAGATCGAGCACCAGGACCGATTATGTGAGGGTTATAGAGAACAGTTGCTTAGTTTCCTGAACAATGTAGAGCAACAAAATGAGGAACTATCTTTGAAAGTTCTAGTTGTTGTCGAGAATATAAGGAAACTTGAATCGGAAATGCTGATGCATTCCCGCCACAGGTAG